A portion of the Acidisarcina polymorpha genome contains these proteins:
- a CDS encoding uracil-DNA glycosylase: protein MVSLTKTGPEALAELNSRILICERCPRLRMHSEEMALRKRRAYQDHEYWGRPVPSFGDPLARVLILGLAPGAHGSNRTGRPFTGDGSGNFLYPILYEAGFASQPHSVSRTDGMQLLDAWISAVVRCAPPDNKPLPAEIANCSSYLDEEIVALERLRVVVCLGKIAFDGYVAHLIRRGHLSRRRDLQFAHGAEFEPVSKRFLIATYHPSLQNTNTGKLTSAMFLKIFQRARELASF, encoded by the coding sequence ATGGTTTCCCTTACAAAAACCGGCCCGGAGGCACTAGCTGAACTGAATAGCCGCATCCTGATATGCGAGCGCTGTCCGCGCCTCAGGATGCACAGCGAAGAGATGGCGCTGCGCAAACGCCGTGCCTACCAGGACCACGAGTATTGGGGACGACCCGTGCCTTCGTTCGGCGACCCACTTGCGCGGGTATTAATCCTTGGTCTTGCGCCGGGAGCGCACGGTTCTAACCGGACGGGTCGGCCCTTTACAGGAGATGGTTCCGGGAATTTCCTGTATCCCATCCTCTATGAGGCGGGTTTCGCTTCGCAGCCCCACTCCGTCTCACGAACCGATGGCATGCAGCTTCTCGATGCGTGGATCAGCGCGGTAGTGCGCTGCGCTCCGCCCGATAACAAGCCGCTGCCGGCAGAGATCGCAAATTGCTCCTCTTACCTCGACGAAGAGATTGTGGCTCTGGAGCGTCTGCGGGTGGTAGTCTGCCTGGGTAAAATCGCCTTCGACGGGTATGTTGCCCATCTGATCCGGCGCGGACATCTTAGCCGCCGACGCGACTTGCAGTTTGCCCATGGAGCGGAGTTCGAACCGGTCTCAAAGAGGTTCCTGATAGCGACCTACCATCCTTCGCTGCAGAACACGAACACCGGCAAGCTCACTTCCGCCATGTTTCTCAAGATTTTTCAGAGGGCGCGTGAACTCGCTTCTTTCTAG
- a CDS encoding efflux RND transporter periplasmic adaptor subunit, which translates to MASSQGGNKPGAVSLVRSCTVMLLAVLLPLTGCKQSESTPPTEVEVESAPAAQTRITEHIIADAVLAPLAQAAIAPRITAPVSRFYIQRGSKVKAGELLATLENRDLQAAVTDSQGSYDAAQASYQTTTKAVVPEDYQKAELDLAQAKANLELNQKIVESRKQLFAQGALPGRDLDTAEAALVQAQAAFDSAQKHLAGMREVSREAALKNAKGQLESAEGKYSGAQAQLAYSEVKSPIAGVVTERPLFAGETAAAGTPLITIMDTSALLAKLHLSQSQAQLLHLGNPASVTVPGVAEPEDGRITLISPALDPGSTTVEVWVRIGNSDGMLRPGTAVKVSLAGRTVDRAVVVPAQAIVTTQSGKKAVMVIGKDQVAHRTPVETGIEDGGLVQIVSGVTAGAQIVTNGSYALDDGAKVKVVQPSEKDADEKPAAGESK; encoded by the coding sequence ATGGCGAGCTCTCAGGGTGGCAACAAACCCGGTGCTGTGTCGCTGGTTCGCAGTTGCACTGTTATGTTGCTTGCCGTGCTCTTGCCACTGACTGGATGTAAGCAGAGTGAGAGCACTCCTCCTACTGAGGTGGAGGTGGAATCGGCCCCAGCCGCCCAGACTAGGATTACCGAACATATCATCGCGGATGCGGTGCTGGCGCCGCTCGCTCAAGCCGCCATTGCGCCACGCATCACTGCGCCGGTCAGCAGGTTCTATATACAACGAGGGTCGAAGGTCAAAGCCGGTGAGTTATTGGCGACACTGGAGAATCGCGACCTGCAAGCGGCGGTTACTGATAGTCAAGGCAGCTACGATGCCGCTCAGGCTTCCTATCAGACGACGACCAAGGCGGTCGTTCCGGAGGATTACCAGAAGGCGGAACTCGATCTTGCCCAGGCGAAGGCTAACCTTGAATTAAACCAGAAGATTGTCGAAAGCAGGAAGCAGCTCTTTGCACAAGGCGCTCTTCCGGGGCGCGATCTTGATACAGCAGAGGCGGCGCTGGTCCAAGCACAGGCGGCCTTCGACTCCGCACAAAAACATCTGGCCGGTATGCGAGAGGTAAGTCGCGAAGCCGCGTTGAAGAACGCGAAAGGTCAACTCGAGTCAGCGGAGGGAAAGTATAGCGGCGCACAGGCGCAGCTGGCGTATTCCGAAGTCAAGAGTCCGATAGCGGGCGTCGTGACGGAGCGCCCTCTGTTTGCCGGGGAGACTGCGGCCGCCGGAACTCCGTTGATCACGATCATGGATACTTCAGCGTTGCTGGCTAAGCTTCACTTGTCACAATCACAGGCACAGTTGCTTCATCTCGGCAACCCGGCTTCAGTAACAGTGCCGGGAGTGGCGGAGCCGGAGGATGGAAGAATAACGTTAATCAGTCCGGCCCTTGACCCAGGCAGCACCACCGTGGAGGTCTGGGTGCGAATCGGGAACTCGGACGGGATGCTCAGGCCAGGCACGGCGGTGAAGGTCTCTCTTGCCGGGAGGACGGTTGATCGAGCGGTGGTGGTTCCGGCTCAAGCGATTGTGACCACTCAGTCAGGTAAGAAAGCAGTAATGGTCATCGGCAAAGACCAAGTGGCTCATCGCACCCCTGTCGAAACTGGCATTGAGGACGGCGGCCTCGTACAGATTGTAAGTGGTGTGACAGCCGGCGCGCAGATAGTAACCAATGGCTCTTATGCGCTTGACGATGGCGCCAAAGTTAAGGTGGTGCAACCTTCTGAGAAGGACGCGGACGAGAAGCCTGCGGCAGGAGAGTCGAAGTGA
- a CDS encoding efflux RND transporter permease subunit — MSDPGDRLLRRPEVTRPFWLVSYARIIFFFTIVLAAAGLLLAFQIPISVFPETNFPRVVIGIDNGVMPVDQMQVAITRPVEEAINSVPGLQVVRSTTSRGSAEVSLFFNWNVDMFHTLQLVQAATASVTQTLPSTVRLTLNRLTFATFPILGYSLTSSTVSQTRLWEIATYDLKPALNRLPGVSTVTVQGGKVPEFHVVPDMAKLQASGVTISDIVNGIQLTNLVDSPGLYEANHQLVLGLVGGQVHDAQELSRIPVKTTAAGVPIRLADVAKIVPDTLPVYTVVTADGAPAVLINITRQPAGNTVAVANAANAAIEQFKKTLPPGIQVQPYYDQSQVVRASIASVRDAILIGLVLASIILVVFLRDWSSSLVAGLVIPVTIAITFLFLRIVGQSFNLMTLGGLAAAVGLVIDDAIVVVENIALHMESGESRVAAVRKALREIMVPLVGSTVTPIVVFLPLIAVTGVTGSFFRALAITMTVALLTSLLLALTWTPSLSLYLLRAKPRTRENQSQGGDESGRQAKAGRLMATVLGWHERALRFALNKPLWLLGGCVVLVAGTFFGYQTLGSDLLPEMDEGGFILDYIMPAGSSLTETNRVLEHVERLLRNTPEVQSISRRTGLQMGLAAVTEANTGDITVKLKNQRDRGIDEVMADLRQQIKTSEPELDVEFTQVLQDMIGDLSNAPEPIQIKLYSDNPDLLNSIAPRVGDAISKLPGVVDVENGIDNTISGPATSFQVDPAVASRLGFTTEEISTDATSILDGVQALTPLIQNGHPYTIRVRLDAAHRASLDAIENTVFNSASGRTATLSALAELEQLPPQNEIRRENLKRFVTVTGRLEGSDLGTAIKRVQQTVSRLQIPSTVGVSYGGTYEEQQKSFRELGAVLALALVLVFGVLLVEFRNFSAPIAILISSVLSTAGVIFALLVTGKTFNVASFMGLIMVIGIVAKNGILLLDADENFRAAGLTSYDAMLSAAQRRLRPILMTALAAISGMLPLALALGAGSQMLQPLAIAVIGGLLISLALSLIVTPAIYYYLTRNTIVSTT; from the coding sequence GTGAGCGACCCTGGAGATCGCTTGCTGCGGAGACCCGAAGTAACCCGCCCGTTCTGGCTGGTAAGCTATGCCCGGATTATATTTTTCTTCACCATTGTGCTCGCGGCCGCCGGCTTGTTGTTAGCGTTTCAGATACCTATCTCGGTTTTCCCGGAGACTAACTTCCCTCGGGTCGTGATTGGCATCGACAACGGAGTGATGCCTGTCGACCAGATGCAAGTAGCGATCACGCGGCCGGTGGAAGAGGCAATCAATAGTGTTCCCGGGCTCCAAGTGGTGCGCTCGACGACTAGCCGGGGGTCGGCGGAAGTCAGCCTGTTCTTCAACTGGAACGTCGATATGTTTCATACGCTGCAACTGGTGCAGGCAGCGACCGCAAGCGTGACTCAGACGTTACCGTCGACGGTGCGGTTGACACTGAATCGCCTCACATTTGCGACGTTTCCAATTCTTGGTTACAGCCTTACCTCAAGTACGGTTTCGCAGACGAGGCTATGGGAAATTGCCACCTACGATCTGAAGCCAGCGTTGAACCGCCTCCCGGGAGTAAGCACGGTGACCGTCCAGGGAGGGAAGGTTCCGGAATTTCACGTTGTACCGGACATGGCTAAGTTGCAAGCCTCCGGTGTCACTATCTCGGATATCGTCAACGGGATTCAGCTGACGAACCTCGTCGATTCTCCGGGTCTCTATGAAGCCAATCATCAGTTGGTTTTGGGTTTAGTAGGCGGGCAGGTACACGATGCGCAGGAGTTATCCAGAATTCCGGTGAAGACCACCGCGGCCGGCGTCCCGATCAGGCTGGCCGACGTTGCCAAGATCGTTCCGGATACGCTACCGGTCTACACGGTGGTGACAGCGGATGGAGCGCCAGCAGTATTGATCAACATCACGCGGCAGCCTGCAGGAAACACGGTGGCGGTCGCAAATGCGGCGAACGCTGCGATCGAGCAGTTCAAGAAGACCTTACCTCCGGGCATCCAAGTTCAGCCCTATTACGATCAATCGCAGGTTGTGCGCGCGAGCATTGCCAGCGTCCGCGACGCGATTCTCATTGGCCTGGTATTGGCCTCCATTATCCTGGTTGTCTTTCTACGGGATTGGAGTTCTTCGCTGGTTGCGGGCCTCGTTATACCGGTGACCATCGCAATTACCTTTCTGTTCTTGAGGATCGTCGGCCAGAGTTTTAATTTGATGACTCTCGGCGGCTTGGCCGCGGCAGTGGGTCTGGTGATCGACGACGCGATTGTCGTGGTTGAAAACATCGCGCTTCACATGGAATCAGGAGAGTCGCGAGTCGCGGCCGTGCGGAAGGCACTTCGCGAGATAATGGTTCCTCTAGTGGGCTCAACGGTTACGCCAATCGTCGTGTTCTTACCACTGATCGCGGTAACCGGGGTTACTGGCAGTTTCTTTCGCGCGCTCGCCATCACCATGACGGTAGCTCTGCTAACTTCGCTGCTGCTTGCACTTACCTGGACTCCCAGTCTTAGCCTTTATCTTCTGCGAGCAAAGCCAAGGACGAGAGAGAACCAGAGCCAAGGCGGCGACGAATCTGGGCGCCAGGCGAAGGCGGGCAGACTCATGGCGACCGTTCTTGGCTGGCACGAGCGTGCGCTGCGTTTTGCTCTCAACAAGCCTTTGTGGCTGCTTGGTGGATGTGTGGTTTTGGTCGCCGGGACGTTCTTCGGTTATCAGACTCTCGGAAGCGATTTGCTCCCCGAAATGGACGAGGGAGGGTTCATTCTCGATTACATTATGCCGGCGGGGAGTTCACTGACGGAGACGAACCGGGTTCTGGAGCACGTCGAACGCCTGCTGCGTAATACTCCCGAGGTGCAGAGCATCTCCCGGCGCACCGGTTTGCAGATGGGTCTTGCCGCAGTGACCGAAGCGAATACGGGCGATATTACGGTCAAGCTCAAGAATCAGCGCGATCGAGGCATTGATGAAGTGATGGCTGACCTGCGACAGCAGATCAAAACATCTGAGCCAGAACTGGATGTCGAGTTCACTCAAGTGCTCCAAGACATGATCGGCGACCTGTCAAATGCGCCGGAGCCGATCCAGATCAAGTTATATTCCGATAACCCTGATTTGTTGAACAGCATAGCACCTCGCGTAGGAGATGCTATCAGCAAGCTGCCCGGCGTAGTGGACGTCGAAAACGGCATTGACAATACGATAAGCGGTCCAGCAACGAGCTTTCAGGTGGATCCGGCGGTCGCGTCGCGACTTGGGTTTACGACAGAAGAGATCTCAACGGATGCGACCTCGATACTCGATGGAGTGCAGGCCCTAACCCCGCTCATCCAAAATGGCCATCCTTACACGATCAGAGTGCGTCTCGATGCTGCCCATCGTGCTTCTCTGGACGCGATAGAAAATACCGTCTTTAACAGTGCTTCAGGGCGAACGGCGACCCTGAGCGCACTCGCTGAATTGGAACAACTGCCGCCACAGAATGAGATACGCAGGGAGAACCTGAAGCGATTCGTTACGGTTACTGGCAGATTGGAGGGTTCCGATCTCGGGACGGCGATCAAACGAGTCCAGCAGACGGTTTCCCGGTTGCAGATTCCGTCGACGGTGGGGGTGAGTTATGGCGGCACTTACGAAGAGCAGCAAAAGTCGTTCCGTGAGTTAGGCGCAGTCCTCGCACTCGCATTGGTTCTGGTCTTTGGAGTATTGCTAGTAGAGTTTCGCAATTTCTCTGCGCCTATTGCGATCCTGATTTCGTCGGTGCTGTCGACGGCGGGAGTCATTTTTGCGCTTTTAGTTACAGGAAAGACTTTCAATGTCGCTTCGTTTATGGGCCTGATTATGGTCATCGGCATTGTAGCCAAGAACGGCATCCTCCTGCTGGATGCTGATGAGAATTTCCGCGCCGCGGGTCTTACCTCCTACGATGCCATGCTCAGTGCGGCGCAGAGACGTTTGCGGCCGATTTTGATGACTGCCTTAGCGGCGATCAGCGGTATGCTGCCTTTGGCCTTAGCTCTGGGGGCTGGCTCGCAAATGCTGCAACCTCTGGCAATCGCGGTAATCGGAGGATTATTGATCTCGCTCGCATTGTCGCTGATAGTTACGCCTGCCATTTACTACTATCTGACGCGCAACACTATCGTATCGACAACCTAG
- a CDS encoding DUF3309 domain-containing protein — MLVDVLIVILVLMLIGSFPAWPYSRGWGYYPTGGIGLILAIVVVLLLLHVF; from the coding sequence ATGCTTGTCGATGTTCTGATTGTCATTCTGGTTTTGATGCTCATCGGCTCCTTCCCCGCGTGGCCTTATAGCCGGGGATGGGGATACTATCCTACCGGAGGTATCGGTCTGATTCTGGCGATCGTAGTCGTCCTGCTTCTTCTCCATGTCTTCTGA
- a CDS encoding M24 family metallopeptidase — translation MPPLTVEEPDLATEAELQAEATEKQARLAQFFEDQQIAAVLLRHSRNIAWATGGRVDARVLIPSETWATSVLLTKDGRKYYFAPKNEGPRLAAEEFAGLGFEPVLSPWYDDDCVAAAQKIVGSVEVASDIPSPGFIAVNLAPLRASLTSAEVQRYRWLGRKTAEVTAAVLQELEPGVTEFEMEALVSDGLLCEGILPSVLLMAVDDRILKFKHAVARGERLQRFGMLNLCSRKWGLAISITRFVHFGELPTELADRFGSAARVNAALLDATRAGATSAQLFKVARGAYVAEGFAGEEEFHHQGGATGYGEREWLATPSGREVVQNHQAFAWNPSIRGGKVEDTVILRDGVIESLTDTPELPIVETAVNGTKYRSAGVLIKDYS, via the coding sequence ATGCCGCCGCTTACCGTTGAAGAACCGGACCTCGCTACTGAGGCGGAGTTACAAGCCGAGGCCACTGAGAAGCAGGCTCGACTCGCTCAATTTTTCGAGGATCAGCAAATTGCGGCCGTGTTGCTCAGGCATAGCCGGAACATTGCCTGGGCCACGGGCGGAAGAGTGGACGCCCGCGTCCTCATCCCCTCGGAGACCTGGGCAACCTCTGTCCTGCTGACCAAGGATGGCAGGAAGTACTATTTTGCGCCGAAGAATGAGGGGCCGCGGCTTGCGGCCGAAGAGTTTGCCGGCCTCGGCTTCGAGCCCGTTCTGTCTCCCTGGTATGACGACGACTGCGTAGCGGCTGCGCAGAAGATTGTGGGGTCGGTCGAAGTCGCGAGCGACATTCCGAGTCCTGGCTTCATCGCGGTCAATCTCGCACCATTGCGAGCCAGTCTGACCTCCGCCGAAGTTCAGCGCTACCGTTGGCTGGGGCGCAAGACGGCAGAGGTGACGGCTGCGGTGCTTCAGGAACTGGAGCCGGGAGTCACAGAATTTGAGATGGAGGCCCTGGTCTCCGACGGACTCCTTTGCGAGGGAATCTTGCCGTCCGTCCTATTGATGGCGGTGGACGATCGCATCCTCAAGTTCAAGCACGCCGTCGCTCGCGGAGAGCGGCTGCAGCGGTTTGGCATGCTGAACCTCTGCAGCCGCAAGTGGGGGCTGGCAATTTCAATTACCCGTTTTGTCCACTTTGGCGAGCTGCCAACCGAACTGGCGGACCGGTTTGGCTCGGCGGCGCGGGTCAATGCCGCATTGCTCGATGCCACTCGTGCCGGAGCGACCTCTGCTCAGCTTTTCAAAGTCGCTCGAGGCGCGTATGTGGCCGAGGGATTCGCCGGCGAAGAGGAATTTCATCATCAAGGCGGGGCGACTGGCTATGGGGAGCGCGAGTGGCTGGCGACTCCGTCAGGCCGCGAGGTAGTTCAGAACCATCAGGCGTTTGCATGGAACCCGAGCATTCGCGGTGGCAAGGTCGAAGATACGGTGATCTTACGAGACGGCGTCATCGAATCACTGACCGACACGCCCGAGCTGCCCATAGTCGAGACCGCCGTGAACGGGACCAAGTATCGCTCGGCCGGTGTCCTGATCAAGGATTATTCCTAA
- a CDS encoding DegT/DnrJ/EryC1/StrS family aminotransferase has product MEFIDLKTQYRNIKESVDRRIHAVLEHGQYVMGPEISQLEEALAARTGAKHCIACSSGTDALLLGMLAFGIGRGDEVVTTPFSFFATAEIITLLGATPVFVDIDPSTYNLDAKRLSHAITTQTKAILPVSLYGQCADMDAIVETAGDIPVIEDAAQSFGATYKARQSCNLSLVGCTSFFPSKPLGCYGEGGACFTSDDELAERMRMVRNHGQDRRYHHPMIGVNARMDSIQAAVLLAKLEVFDTEVQRRADVGARYGELLQGIVKTPEIMEGSASVYAQYTIEVEDRDAFQEEMKRRGVPTAVHYPEALHLQPAYSSLGYREGDFPVAEAAAKHVVSLPMHPYLSDEDLVSVAKMVAESIETLRKHSAATRPELIAG; this is encoded by the coding sequence ATGGAATTCATCGACCTCAAGACCCAATATCGCAATATCAAAGAATCGGTCGACCGGCGTATCCATGCAGTGCTCGAGCATGGCCAGTATGTCATGGGTCCCGAGATCTCGCAGTTGGAAGAAGCCCTGGCCGCTAGGACCGGGGCAAAGCACTGTATCGCTTGTTCCAGCGGGACCGATGCTCTGTTGTTGGGAATGCTGGCATTCGGGATCGGCCGCGGGGATGAAGTCGTTACGACGCCATTCAGTTTTTTTGCTACGGCGGAAATTATCACGCTGCTTGGCGCGACTCCGGTCTTTGTAGACATCGACCCTTCCACTTATAACTTAGACGCGAAACGCTTGTCGCACGCCATCACGACACAGACTAAGGCGATCCTGCCGGTATCGCTCTATGGCCAGTGCGCCGATATGGATGCGATAGTGGAGACGGCCGGCGACATCCCGGTCATCGAGGATGCAGCGCAGAGTTTTGGCGCCACTTACAAAGCCAGGCAATCGTGCAATCTCAGCCTGGTGGGATGTACGAGTTTTTTCCCGTCGAAACCCCTGGGCTGTTACGGAGAGGGTGGCGCTTGTTTTACCAGTGATGATGAGCTTGCGGAGAGAATGCGGATGGTTCGCAATCACGGACAAGACCGGCGATATCATCATCCGATGATCGGCGTAAACGCCCGGATGGATTCGATCCAGGCAGCGGTACTGTTGGCGAAGCTCGAAGTATTCGATACCGAGGTACAACGGCGCGCGGATGTTGGCGCCCGCTACGGCGAGCTCTTACAAGGGATCGTCAAGACTCCGGAAATCATGGAGGGATCTGCGAGCGTCTATGCGCAATATACGATTGAAGTGGAGGACCGCGATGCTTTTCAAGAAGAAATGAAGAGACGCGGAGTTCCTACTGCGGTTCACTACCCCGAGGCACTTCATCTGCAACCGGCTTATAGCTCTCTTGGCTACCGGGAGGGGGATTTCCCTGTGGCAGAGGCGGCTGCCAAACACGTAGTAAGTCTGCCCATGCACCCCTATCTCTCGGACGAAGATTTAGTGAGTGTTGCAAAGATGGTCGCTGAATCTATCGAAACTTTGAGAAAGCACTCCGCAGCAACGAGGCCGGAACTCATCGCCGGATAG
- a CDS encoding TolC family protein has translation MRFNPEHRWVIERDLALVWGLPIAVAMSLAAASSGLAQGPFVSPTTILSSSNAAVPSDDAAQPLVITLEEAIRRALVNDPAYAASVAENGSARLDHSLARSALLPQASFHGQYLFTQPNGSRNQAGQGVSAQPAPRFIANNAIREYASQILATETISAANIADYGRTAALAARAQADLEVSRRGLIVTVVSEYFEVVAARQKLSVAARAAREADAFVELTKKLEAGREVAHADVVKASLEAQQRGRELEDAQLEAEKASLHLGTLLFPDPRTAFQTADSAVVPPPLPSRDDAQAAAGRGNPDLRSALEAVRASKSEVSASRAAYLPALSFNYIYGIDAPQFAINGPEGVHNLGYSASAGIDVPLWDWFAIHDRVKQSELHEKAAQVVLTSTQRQLVAQLEEYYNEASVADRQLASLDASVSTAQDSLGLTKLRYSAGEATALEVVDAQNALTIAEDAHANGVLRYRVALANLQTLTGAL, from the coding sequence TTGAGATTTAATCCTGAACATAGATGGGTGATCGAGCGGGATCTTGCCCTTGTATGGGGCCTCCCAATTGCCGTTGCTATGTCGCTTGCGGCTGCAAGTTCAGGGCTCGCGCAGGGACCATTCGTATCTCCCACAACAATCCTCTCTTCCTCGAATGCTGCTGTTCCTTCCGATGATGCTGCTCAACCGCTGGTCATCACTCTCGAAGAAGCGATTCGACGTGCCCTGGTCAACGACCCAGCGTATGCGGCAAGCGTCGCCGAGAACGGCTCCGCGAGGCTCGACCATTCTCTGGCCCGCTCTGCTTTGCTACCGCAAGCATCCTTTCACGGACAATATCTATTTACGCAACCAAACGGATCACGGAATCAGGCTGGACAAGGAGTATCGGCGCAGCCTGCTCCCCGGTTTATCGCCAACAATGCCATTCGTGAATATGCCAGCCAAATTCTGGCGACTGAGACGATCAGCGCGGCTAACATCGCAGACTATGGACGCACTGCCGCGCTCGCTGCCAGGGCCCAGGCTGATTTAGAGGTTTCGCGGCGAGGGTTGATTGTTACTGTCGTCTCTGAGTATTTCGAAGTCGTCGCAGCGAGGCAAAAGCTTAGCGTGGCCGCACGGGCCGCACGTGAGGCGGATGCATTTGTTGAACTTACGAAGAAGCTTGAGGCCGGCAGGGAAGTCGCTCACGCCGACGTAGTGAAGGCCAGCCTGGAGGCCCAACAGCGCGGCCGTGAACTCGAGGACGCGCAGTTGGAGGCGGAGAAGGCTTCGCTTCATCTGGGAACTCTGCTCTTCCCCGATCCGCGGACTGCGTTCCAAACAGCGGACAGCGCAGTTGTGCCGCCGCCCTTGCCGTCGCGTGATGACGCTCAGGCCGCAGCGGGTAGAGGCAATCCTGACCTTCGCAGCGCGCTCGAGGCGGTACGCGCGTCGAAGAGTGAGGTGTCGGCTTCGAGGGCGGCTTATCTTCCGGCGCTTTCGTTCAATTACATCTATGGCATCGATGCACCGCAATTTGCAATCAACGGACCGGAAGGCGTCCACAACCTTGGTTACTCGGCATCCGCCGGCATCGACGTGCCTCTGTGGGACTGGTTTGCGATCCATGATCGCGTGAAACAAAGCGAATTGCATGAAAAGGCCGCGCAGGTTGTGCTCACGTCGACGCAGAGACAATTAGTTGCGCAACTGGAGGAGTACTACAACGAGGCCAGCGTGGCCGACCGGCAGTTAGCTTCACTGGACGCCAGTGTTAGCACGGCCCAAGACAGTCTCGGGCTGACGAAATTACGCTATAGCGCGGGCGAGGCGACAGCGCTTGAGGTTGTGGACGCGCAGAATGCGTTGACGATTGCCGAGGATGCACATGCAAATGGCGTGCTTCGTTATCGGGTGGCCTTAGCTAATCTGCAAACACTCACGGGAGCGCTCTAA
- a CDS encoding nucleotide sugar dehydrogenase yields the protein MSVPALAASPINERKEKLDRRTARIGVIGLGYVGLPLALLFSEEGFPVTGFDIDPAKVETLNADGSYIVRITPEEIRSARKQGFSATADFSQIALMDAVLICVPTPLNDYHEPDLSFVTKTASSIAPYLWAGQLIVLESTTYPGTTEEVLVPLLEAGNTQSLKVARTAEEEGFYVAFSPEREDPGNDTIARRKIPKVIGGVGPVALEFASALYQTIFDRTVPVSSPAAAEMTKLLENIYRCVNIALVNELKQLCQRMGIDLFEVIDAAKTKPFGFQAFYPGPGLGGHCIPIDPFYLSWKAKQFDFRTRFIELAGEVNIGMPYYVIDRATAALNDRRKALNGSKILVLGLAYKRDIDDLRESPALTIIELLRERGAIVSYNDPFFPTVGRGRHYDLNMQRVPVTSLGDYDAVMIVTDHTTYDYPAIVRESQLVIDTRNATKGIVAGNIVRC from the coding sequence ATGTCAGTGCCCGCGCTTGCCGCCAGCCCCATTAACGAAAGAAAAGAGAAACTCGACCGGCGGACCGCGCGGATTGGCGTGATTGGCCTTGGGTATGTGGGCCTGCCACTCGCTCTGCTCTTTAGCGAAGAAGGGTTTCCGGTCACCGGCTTCGATATCGATCCGGCTAAAGTGGAAACCCTGAATGCAGATGGCTCCTACATCGTCCGCATCACTCCAGAGGAGATCCGCTCTGCTCGGAAACAGGGCTTCTCCGCCACTGCCGACTTTTCACAAATCGCACTTATGGACGCAGTCCTTATCTGTGTGCCCACTCCGCTGAACGACTATCACGAGCCCGACCTGAGCTTCGTCACCAAGACAGCATCCTCAATCGCGCCTTATCTTTGGGCCGGTCAGCTGATTGTTCTCGAGAGCACAACCTATCCTGGCACCACCGAAGAGGTCCTTGTTCCGCTCCTCGAAGCGGGCAATACGCAGTCCTTAAAAGTTGCGCGCACTGCAGAAGAAGAAGGCTTCTATGTGGCATTCTCACCGGAGCGCGAAGATCCCGGGAACGACACGATTGCCCGTCGCAAGATACCCAAGGTCATAGGAGGAGTTGGGCCGGTTGCTCTTGAGTTCGCGTCCGCCCTTTATCAGACGATTTTCGATCGTACCGTACCGGTTTCTTCGCCCGCCGCCGCGGAGATGACCAAGCTTCTCGAAAACATCTATCGCTGCGTCAACATAGCCCTGGTCAACGAACTCAAGCAACTATGCCAGCGAATGGGTATCGACCTGTTCGAAGTGATCGATGCCGCGAAGACCAAGCCATTCGGATTTCAGGCCTTTTATCCGGGGCCCGGTCTCGGTGGCCATTGCATCCCCATCGACCCTTTCTATCTCTCATGGAAAGCCAAACAGTTTGACTTTCGCACCCGCTTCATCGAGCTAGCCGGGGAAGTCAATATTGGTATGCCGTACTACGTGATCGATCGCGCGACCGCTGCACTGAATGACCGGCGAAAAGCATTGAACGGCTCGAAGATCCTGGTGCTCGGTTTGGCTTATAAACGCGATATCGATGACTTGCGCGAATCGCCCGCGCTCACCATCATCGAACTGCTGCGCGAACGCGGCGCCATTGTCTCCTATAACGATCCATTTTTCCCCACCGTAGGCCGTGGCCGTCATTATGACCTCAACATGCAACGAGTTCCAGTCACCAGCCTAGGCGATTACGACGCAGTGATGATCGTTACCGATCACACCACCTATGACTATCCAGCCATTGTTCGCGAATCGCAATTGGTCATTGACACTCGCAATGCTACAAAGGGCATAGTGGCCGGGAACATCGTTCGTTGCTGA